The stretch of DNA GACGATTGTCCCGCGACGAATGGTGCGGAGGATGGTTCCAGAGTCGCTGAACCCTGTGAAGAATCACAGTGACTCACCGTAGCGCAAGCCTCGGTGAGTGGCAGACGACCATCATCAATCGGGAAAGAAATCGTCATGAACAAATTCAGTCCAACACAGGCGGGAGAATCAGGCTGGAGACTGCAATTGAGACTCAGTGTCAGAAGTCATAATTGAGTATTGGGGTTCCAAGAAGGATCGTCAACACTTTTTCGAAAAAAACAGCGATTGTTGTCAAAAATCGGTAAGCCACAAAGATGGCAGAAAATCATCGCAACTACCTACCCATAAATAAGATGGGATCATTTCCCCCAGTGACTTATCTCTCAGAACAGGTTGACGACCAGCCTGGAGAGCTCGCGAAATTGCTGGGGAATCATCATCGAGGCCACGAAAAAAATGGCAATCGTCGCCACCCAGAGCAGTCCATCTGTGAACCGGCTGGGCTGAAGTGCGGGGTGGATTTTCTGGTAGCGGAAGTAAATCGTCGCGGCAGCAATCATCGGCAGTGTGATCGCCTGAGCGATCCCGCCCAGTTGCACCAGCAGCTTCGGATCATGCAGCACGAAGTAGAAGACCAGCGCCAGCACGGGAAAGAAGAGACAGAACCGCTGAATGATCTTGAGCCGCACTTTTGCGACTCCTGCTGGAGCTGCACCTGCCAGGATCACAAAGTCAGCCGCCAGCCGACTATTGGCTGCGCAGGCCAGGTAAAGCGTTTTGAAGAGGACGGCACCTGCTCCCACGAGAAACAGAATCCTCGTCCATGGGCCGAAGGGCCCGGCATACATATTGGCCAGCGTATTGATGAGCTGGCTCCCTTCGGGATGCAAACCCTGAGGATGCAGCACGGCAGCTCCTAAGAGATAAAACGCCACAGTCGAAATGGTGAAGACGACCATACTGACCCACGCATCGAGCTGCATGACTTTGATCCAGCCTTTCGCCCGGGCCTCCCATTCCGGCGAGCCATCATACCGGCCCACAAAGCGGGCATAGCCTTTCTCCAGGCACCAGTAGGGATAATAAAACAGCTCGGTCGCACCCACCCCGGTAATGCCAAAGACCGCAAAGGCAGTCATCATGCCCGCCGGGGGTGTTTGGAACTGAAAGCCGCTCGCCAGCTGATTCCAGGAGATCGAGTAGTCGGTCCACGCCAGAGCGGCGACAGCCAGCATAGTGATCGTCGTCACACTCACCACAATGATCGTGGTGAGCCATTCAATCCGACGATAGCCCCCATGGTAAATCAGCAGCATGGCTGCCAGGCAGGTGACAATCGCCCAGACAAGTTCAGGACGAGCTGCAAACAGGCCTTTTGTCGCAGGCACGAGCTGCACAATGCCTGCTGTCATCTGTTCAGAAAATCCCGGGAACGCCAGTTGTAAAACCTGCCCGACACCGCCCGTCATGCCTCCTAACTGCATGACGGTGCAGAGCATCATTCCGAACCACCACCAGACGAGCCAATGCGTCGGAAAGATGCGCCCCGGCAATTCGTTGAGCGCCCCCAGTGTCGGCTTTCCCGACGAGATGGCATATCGGCCCAACTCCACCTGTACGAAGACCTTGATCACACAGCTGAAGAGGATCAACCACAAGAAGACAAAGCCGTTTTTTGCGCCGAGAGATGTGGTGAGAATCAACTCGCCAGAGCCGACGATTGTTCCAGCGAGAATGATCCCCGGGCCAATCTTAAGGAGTGCTGCCCCGAGTGACCTGGGCGGTTCCTTTACATCTTCCGGCGGCAGTGCATAAGGATCGTAAGACGCAAGTTCTTCAGACATAGCCACTCGCTGAACATCAAAGAGTTCGTATTGATCGAGAAGTCCACAGGAAATCCCGGCAAGCATAACGAATCATTGATGCTTTCGCGATGCGCCTTGAACCTCTCTCGTCGCTGTCAGCCTGAAGTTCATCGCATAGAGTTATCTGGCAGCAGGCGTGATCAGCAGCTTACGAAACTCGACCGGGCCATGATCTCCCTGGAGCATCAGCGGGCCCGGTTCGCTTTCGTGGCTGTCGAGTGCTCCACCGGTAATTCCCGGGATCAGCTGGCGATCGATGACCCGTGTGCCATTCAACACCACAGTCACCCGGCGGCCCACCAGTGTGACCTCCAGTTTTTGCCACTGGTCAGGCCCCAGGGCTGCATTGTCGGAAGGTGTGAGAAAGCCATAAACACCGCCAATGTTATGGCTGTCGATGGCCTTTCCCGAATGGTCTTCGATCTGCACTTCGTAGCGGCCGCGCAGGTAGATGCCGCTATTGCTGCCTTTGGGGTAACGAAATTCGGCCAGTAGCTGGAAATCTTCAAACGTCTGTTCGGTCAGCAGGTTATTCCCCGGCTTGGCATTGGTGAGGATGCCGTCAATGACTTGCCACCCATTGTTGGCCTTGGGAAACTGTGGTTTCCAGCCTGTTAGACCTTCTTTGGGAATGAGATTGATCGTTGTGCCCCAGGCGGTTGGAGGAGCATGATCGAGGGCCGGTGCTCTCTCGGCATTCCAGGTCAGGACTTCGCCCTGGCTCCCTGTGAGTTCGCCCTGCAGGAGATTTCCTTGCAGCGAGCCTTTGATCTGAATGTTCTGCGAACCCCCTTCCCACTGAGGAGGAACCACGAACTGAAAGTTGTTGCCCTCGACGACAACTTCTGAAATGGGACGAGCCGAGCCAAACTGCCCGACATATCGACCCACAATGGCTTTACGTCCCGATTTCTCGAATTCCAGCCACGAAGGGAACGTGGCACCATCGGCAGATTTCACAGTCACATCCCAGCGACCAATGAGCCCGGGTTTGACAGCCTGCTGAGCGACAAGAGGTTCGCTGCCATGCATCACTGCTAGGACGCAGATGGTCAGAATCCAGGTGATCGTCTGTCGAATTGTCATCTGCGCGAAACCTCAATGGCAATGATCGGAAGTGAGATGGTCGGAGAATCCTCCACGACCGAATTCTCAGCGACATTGGCGAGAGTTCGCGACACTTGTCAAGGAAGTTTGAAAATGTGGTGCTTACTTCCATGCCATCGATGAGAGGATCGAAGCAGAGATGCTCACTGAATTGCCGCAGAAAACGAACATGTGAAATTTGATTCTGCCGAGGATCAGCGGTAGATCCACTCAGGTTCGCCATCGAGGCGGATTTCGAATTCTTTCTGATCAAATTCGTCGCCGGGACGCCAGTACTTCTGCATCAGAGTTTTGTGCTGCACCAGTGGCTGTCCGTCGGGCCCCTCAATGGTGCGAATCCCATTGGAAAAGCCGGTGAGATAGACGGTATAGCGTTTAGCCTTCGGATTCACATTCCGAAAAATCGCCACGCCTGAGATCGCCTGCTCATCAGGTGATTTGGGCTCTGCGGCGGGAGGAATCGGAGCGACAGCTTCCACAGAATTCTGGAAGGTGAACTTTTCGCGTTTGTTGATGGCAGTCAGTGCTTCGGGGCTAATGGTGTCCTGGATCACTTCGGGAGTTTCCGATTGTGTCACCAGTGTGAACTCGGGAACGAACATCGGGGGCAGGACAGGCGGATCAAACTCATTGACAGGTTGATTGTCGACTTCCCGTTGAGCAATTGGGCGATTGAAGGCGCGATACGTCATGTACCAGATGTATTCGGGTTTCTTTTCGCCCGTTTTGGGATCCGTCACTTCGACGACCATCTGCCGCATGGGTTTGAAAGCGATATCCATGACCCATAGATCACTCTGGGCTACACGCTCTTCGGCTGTCGAAACACCTTTGACAAGCTGTTCGCCACCCAGCAGCACTTGAGCTGATGCCTCTTGCGTGAAGAGCAGGCCTGTGGTCAATGCTGTAACAGCCAGCAGACTTCTCACCGCTTTTCCAGCCCTTGGGGCAGAGCCAACAACTGTGTTTACGAGAGAGTTCACCCGGCAGGATGCTGTCTGGTCGTTATTCAAGCGTGTCATGCAAAGCTCCGATCAGCAGATCCTTTGCGGGTCTGGCTGTCTCACAATCAGTCATAGCGAGGAAATGTCTGCGAAACCCGATTGACCTGATTTCTGACCTGAGCAGAACAGTCAACCAATCTCACTTAGTTTCCATGTGGACGATCTTCCTAGATATAGAAACGTCAGCCAGAGGGGGTCAAGCCGCGATCGTCGCAACTCCTATCGAATTGAAGAGTTCCTGCGGGTGTGGAACCGGTCGTAGCTGGATTTCCTGAAAATCGGTGCTGTCTCTACGGATTTTTGAACGGATCGGCTGGTCGATCCCCACTTCTATAGTGTGGAGCCTGGCTGGAGAGCATGCCAGTTCAAATTCTGTCGATGACAACGATTTTGCGGGGCGCAATGATGCGACTGACTTTACGGACACTTCTGGCTTATCTGGATGATGTGTTGCCACCCGCTGCAGCGAAAGCCCTCGGAGAGCGGATTCGCGAAAGTGACGACGTCCAGCAACTTGTCAGCCGCATTCGAGAAGTGATCCGCAAACGGCGTCTGAACGCCCCCGCGATCTTTCCTGATGGTTCGGGTCAGAATCATGTCGATGCAAATTTTGTGGCCGAATATCTGAACGATCTTCTGACGCCTGAACAGGTTGTGGCCATCGAGAGCCTCTGCCTTGAGTCAGATATCCATCTGGCAGAAGTGGCGGCCTGCCACCAGATTCTCACACTTGCTGCGGCTGAACCTGTGACATTCACCGCGGCGGCCCGCGAACGTCTGTACGCCCTCATGGATGGGACACCCATCGAAGTCGAAAATGCATCCACAGCCAGTGCCTCCACTGCTGGTCGTCCGGCGGCGATTGAGGCCGCAGATGAAGCCAAGGCGGATTCTCCAGAAAATGGTGCGGGCGATAGCTTCAAAATTGGCGATTCCCGCAAAACCACAGGGATCGATCTGGAAAAGCTGGGGACGAACGCAGGTCGCTCCCCGGGAGTCGCTGCTACTTCACGGCAAATATCGGCCGGTGCAACTGGGAGCGAAAGCAAACAGCCTCAGCGGGAAAAGTTGAGTGTTCAAGCTGAACTGGATTTCTCTCGTCCAGTCGAAGAATCCCGATGGTCACGCCGGGTCCTTCCGATAGTGGCTGTTGCCGCCGTCGGTGTCGCCTGGCTGGCGATCCTGCTACGTGATCCGGGACTTAAAGAAGGTGTCACCGGACGCAAGCCCGCAGGAACTCAGGCCACAACAGCAAGCTCTGCCACAACAGCAAGCTCTGGAGGCGAACTGGCTGCCAATGCGACTCCTCCAGTGTATGCTCCAGAGATCAATCGCCCTGAAGTAGCGGCATTCAATGGGAATGGGCCAGTCGGCGCTGCGACTCCTCAAGTCGAGGGTGGCACAGGACCGGCTGTCGCTACCAATCCAACGATGAATCCTCCAGCCAATCCTGCGACGGCAACCCCAGATCCAGCCAATGTCGTGGCGATGGCTCCCGGTCCTTCCAACCCGGAGGCCGGAAAACCATCGATGGCGAATTCACCAGCGAATGCCACTCCGGTAGCTGCCAGTCCCAATAATCCAGCGACAGCATCTGCCAATCTCCCGGCAGCTGCGCAGAGTGCAGCTTTACCTGCCGCAGTTCTCCCTGCCACGACAGCCCCGGATTCCGGGAATTCGACAAAATCGACGAGTACGGGCAGGCCGGAAATTCCCGGTGAATCGTTTCTTCCCGGAACAACAATTACCTACGCCTCGACCGAGAGTGTGGCCATTACTCGTGATGAAGAGACCGCCAGCTGGAAGCGAGTCGTTCCTCAACAACAGATCGCTGTGGGGACTGTGCTGGTGGTGCCAGAACCCTTTGAGGCCCGCTTTGAAGTGGTAGTCAATCAACGTGCAGGGGTGGCTGTTTCCCCCGAAGCTCGCCCGGCTTTTGACTTGCAGTTGGATGTCCTCCCCGGTTCTGTCATTCGATGGGGCGGAGCGGTCGGCAATGCTCCCGCTTCGCTGCTGGTGGAGCGAGGACGTGTGAGCCTCAAAGGGATCTCGGGGCAGGAAGCTTCATTGGGCAAAATCGAGTGGGTCTTTCAGGTCGGTTCGACCGTGGTACGAATTGTCCCCAAATCAGCCGATCTTATCGCGGGTGTTGAAGTTCAGTGGCGCGAGCCCACGCGATTTGAGCAGGACCTGGGGCCGAATCGACTCACCGGCGGGTTGTACATTGCCCGGGGAAGCGCCAATGTGATCGTTGGGCAAGGTGAAGCTCGAGAAGTCTCCCAGGGGATGTTCACCACGCTGACGAATATCAGCCAGCAGCCGGAACATCTCTCAGCCACACCACCAATCTCACCGGCATTGCCCGAATGGCTGACTATCGATTCGCGACCTCTTTCTCCCGCGATTAAACGATTCGCATCACTGTTTGAAAAGGAGTTCGCAGTTGGTGCTGCGATCGATCTGAATATGCTGGCACTGGTTGTCGATCCCCGCCCTAAAATGGCCGAACTCGGCGTGCAGACGTTAGGGCTCATGGGGCGTATGGATGGATTGGTGGAAGCCCTGGCAAAATCCGAACATGAAGAAGCCCGTATGAGTGCCTTCATCATGCTGCGGGAATGGCTGGGGCATTTACCGGCAGCAGGAAGCGTGATTCGCGAAGAACTCTCCAGCGAATATGCTGAAGCCGAAGCGAATTCTGTCTACCGGCTGTTGTGGGGTTATTCTCCCACCGATGCCCGCAATCGCCTCACATCTCAGGAACTCGTCGATTACCTGGGGAATGGCCGCGTCGAGATCCGTGAGATGGCGTTTTACTACATCCAGAAGCTCACGGGAAAACGCCTCGATTACCGTCCACTCGACAATCCCAGCCGGCGGGAAGCGGCTCTCCAGAAGTGGTATAGCGTTCTGCAGAAGGATGGAGCACTGCTGCCGAACATCCCTGTGGATGCGAAAACTCCCGAAGGAACCTGACGGCAATTCGGCAGAATTCGCCGGTGGAGGGCTTGATTCTGCAGGCCGGGCAGAATCTCTGTCCCTCTGAGCGAAACTCTCATTGTCGATTCACACTCATCTGAGCCATACTACCGGCTACGACGCCCCATTTTGACGAATTCCCATTGGGCCAGGCCCAGCGCGAAAGCCAAGGCAGGCCGACTGATCTTTTCAGGGAAAGGATTCCCTTATGTCTGTTTCTGATTCAACGTCTTCCCAGGAAGGTGCCTTCCCTGCGGGCTCGCAGCGAGTGGGGACACGCGCTGTGGATGGTCAATTGACCCCACGTTTTGACGGCCCGCACTTTTCGATGCGGGGCTCACGCCATGCCAGTGCATCTTCAACGGATAGTCTGGCCACGCGTCAACACCACGAAACAAAACAACCCGATGCCACGCCATTTCCGGAGTCTCCTCAGAGACCGGATTCACAGCTTTTGTGGCAGGCCGGGCAGCTTGTCGAAACGTTGCAGCAGCAGATCGCTGATATCGCCCGCCGCGAAGAACTGGTGGCCTCGCAGATCCAGCAATTCGAAGAAGATCAGCGGCACTTCCGATTACTCATGGCCAGTCAGCAGGCGAGCCTGCATGAACGCGAACTCGAACTGCGCGAGCGGGAACGAGAAGTGGCAATTCGCTGGGGAAGTTTTGAAGCACAGATCGGCCAGCTCGAGAAGCGACGCCGGGAACTGGAAGCTGCTGCCGGAGAGGTCGAACGTCAGCGCTCGCAATTGCGGCAACAGATGCAGGCCGAGTTAGAAGCCCGGCGTAAAGAACTGGCTCAAGGGGAAGAAAAACTCGCGCGTGGTCAGCAGCAACTCAACCAGTTGATCGAGATTCACGAGCTGCAACTGGCTGAGCGCGCCGAAAAGCTCGAAAAAGACTTCCGCAAGGAGCGGGAAGATCTCTGGAAAAAGCTCGCCGATGAATGGGAAGAGCAGCGGATCAAATTCGAACGGCAGCAGGCCGAATGGTGTAACGAACGGGATGCCGAACGCGAGCGGCTCGACCGGCAGAAAGAGATCTATGATCGCGCATTAGGCGAGATTGATAACGAACTGAGTGCTGCCCGCCAGGCTCAGTTGCAGGAATTTGCCGCCTTGCGGGAAGAGCAAACGGCCCGACTGCGTGAAGAACAGCTCGCTTGGGAGCAAAAGCTCGCGCTGGATGAACAGAACTATCATCGCGAGCGGGCACTGCTCGATAATCGATTGAAGTTTCAGCAGGATCATCTCGAAAAGGTCAAACAGGAGCTGGAAGCTGCACAAAATCAGTTCCGCGAGACGCGTCAGCGTGAACGTCAGCGGCTCGAAGACGACACGATGCAGCTCGAACGGCGTTCGAGGCAACTCGCGGCTTATCGGGAAGCACTCGACGAAAAAGCCGGTTCGCTGGCTCGAGAACGCGAACTGCTGGCACAGCAGCGGGGTTCGATTGAAAACAGCGTCCATAAAGACCGCCAGAGCTTCTTAATGGAGAAGCAGGCGTGGGAACAAGAGCGTTCACTCCAGCAGGCCGAAGTTCGCCGTCAGCAGGAGTTGCTCACTGTACATGCAGAAAGTCTCGAAACACGCCGGGTGCGTTTGGAGGCGTTAAGGGCTGAGCTGGAAGTGACTCATCGCTCGACACTCGAATTGCGCCTGGCTCTGGAAGAGACCTGGATGCAGCTTTCGGAAAGCCTGGGCGAACAGCGCACGAAAGAACGCGTTGAACGTTCCCGATTGTCGATTGCTCAGCACTACGAGATGCTGCAGAACTCTCTTGAAGAACAGCGTATGGAAATGCGGGCAGCCTTCGAGCGATTTGAACAGCAAAGACTCGAATTCCAGCAGGAGCGGCAACAGCTCATGCGCTGGATTACTGAACGCGATGAATCGATTCGTCTGAGAGAAAGTGAACTCGCTACGAAAGCGATTGCACAGGCCGAGGCCGACGCCATTCGCGAAAACGAGCGGCAGCGCTGGCTGCAGGAAAAACTTTCGAGTGAACTTAAGATCCGCCAGCTCGTCGAGCAGCTCAACCAGCTACCCACTCAACGACCGATGTTCGATCTGTAATTCACGCCCTGACCCCTTCTCACGTTCTGA from Planctopirus ephydatiae encodes:
- a CDS encoding Nramp family divalent metal transporter; its protein translation is MLAGISCGLLDQYELFDVQRVAMSEELASYDPYALPPEDVKEPPRSLGAALLKIGPGIILAGTIVGSGELILTTSLGAKNGFVFLWLILFSCVIKVFVQVELGRYAISSGKPTLGALNELPGRIFPTHWLVWWWFGMMLCTVMQLGGMTGGVGQVLQLAFPGFSEQMTAGIVQLVPATKGLFAARPELVWAIVTCLAAMLLIYHGGYRRIEWLTTIIVVSVTTITMLAVAALAWTDYSISWNQLASGFQFQTPPAGMMTAFAVFGITGVGATELFYYPYWCLEKGYARFVGRYDGSPEWEARAKGWIKVMQLDAWVSMVVFTISTVAFYLLGAAVLHPQGLHPEGSQLINTLANMYAGPFGPWTRILFLVGAGAVLFKTLYLACAANSRLAADFVILAGAAPAGVAKVRLKIIQRFCLFFPVLALVFYFVLHDPKLLVQLGGIAQAITLPMIAAATIYFRYQKIHPALQPSRFTDGLLWVATIAIFFVASMMIPQQFRELSRLVVNLF
- a CDS encoding coiled-coil domain-containing protein, giving the protein MSVSDSTSSQEGAFPAGSQRVGTRAVDGQLTPRFDGPHFSMRGSRHASASSTDSLATRQHHETKQPDATPFPESPQRPDSQLLWQAGQLVETLQQQIADIARREELVASQIQQFEEDQRHFRLLMASQQASLHERELELREREREVAIRWGSFEAQIGQLEKRRRELEAAAGEVERQRSQLRQQMQAELEARRKELAQGEEKLARGQQQLNQLIEIHELQLAERAEKLEKDFRKEREDLWKKLADEWEEQRIKFERQQAEWCNERDAERERLDRQKEIYDRALGEIDNELSAARQAQLQEFAALREEQTARLREEQLAWEQKLALDEQNYHRERALLDNRLKFQQDHLEKVKQELEAAQNQFRETRQRERQRLEDDTMQLERRSRQLAAYREALDEKAGSLARERELLAQQRGSIENSVHKDRQSFLMEKQAWEQERSLQQAEVRRQQELLTVHAESLETRRVRLEALRAELEVTHRSTLELRLALEETWMQLSESLGEQRTKERVERSRLSIAQHYEMLQNSLEEQRMEMRAAFERFEQQRLEFQQERQQLMRWITERDESIRLRESELATKAIAQAEADAIRENERQRWLQEKLSSELKIRQLVEQLNQLPTQRPMFDL
- a CDS encoding 3-keto-disaccharide hydrolase, with amino-acid sequence MTIRQTITWILTICVLAVMHGSEPLVAQQAVKPGLIGRWDVTVKSADGATFPSWLEFEKSGRKAIVGRYVGQFGSARPISEVVVEGNNFQFVVPPQWEGGSQNIQIKGSLQGNLLQGELTGSQGEVLTWNAERAPALDHAPPTAWGTTINLIPKEGLTGWKPQFPKANNGWQVIDGILTNAKPGNNLLTEQTFEDFQLLAEFRYPKGSNSGIYLRGRYEVQIEDHSGKAIDSHNIGGVYGFLTPSDNAALGPDQWQKLEVTLVGRRVTVVLNGTRVIDRQLIPGITGGALDSHESEPGPLMLQGDHGPVEFRKLLITPAAR